Genomic segment of Myxococcus stipitatus:
GAAGACGGAGACGGGGGTCCCCTCCAGGTCCACGCGGCGGATGGCCTCCGAGTACTCGGGCTTGAGCGTGTCCGTCAGCTCCGCCACGCACGCGCACACCGACGTCTCCAGCGCGTCCGTGTCCTCGGTCGTCCTGGGCGCCTCGGCGTCCTCCGCGGCCAGGAGGCGCGACTCGCGCTGGGCCTTGCGGTGCCGGTCCACGAGGATGTTGCGCAGGAGCCGGTAGAACCACGCCACCGCGCTCTCCTCGTCCCGCAGGCCCTCGCTCTTCTCCAGGCCCTTCACCAGGGCGAGCTGGAGGACCTCCTCGGCTTCCTCGGGGCTGCCCACGCGCGGGGCCAGGAACGCGAGGAAGCGTCTGCGCTCGGCCACCAGA
This window contains:
- a CDS encoding RNA polymerase sigma factor — protein: MSLDARVVEILVAERRRFLAFLAPRVGSPEEAEEVLQLALVKGLEKSEGLRDEESAVAWFYRLLRNILVDRHRKAQRESRLLAAEDAEAPRTTEDTDALETSVCACVAELTDTLKPEYSEAIRRVDLEGTPVSVFAREEGLTANNAAVRLHRARQALGKRLIELCGSCCTHGCVDCACGEPGRPRVTPES